The following proteins come from a genomic window of Deltaproteobacteria bacterium:
- a CDS encoding choice-of-anchor D domain-containing protein: MYRKPIILMMAFWLLISLCNCQCSDSLSAARGSMSLALCDQGEACGCQDLAPDSSSIDFGTPAEGSTTRRTLRLENSGMPMPLLVESIQLDDPDNVFSLVLLQRFESSAEDATSESVTMQDGGFMLEGAQYAELAIEYAPNAGSVHTASLTIESNSDIRGNWTIDLSGGAGTCDVCIESGECGEGVLVDFGTFNDTEVGPDFEDVLGRPIALGTQGISVTNTGSAEVLVTIQLTNDGIPETSSTEIPGENGVFFLGELGCAQVAPGETLTVPVEYRPSTAGQHFGEVVVAGLGSPIYVNLMGRVVGPHICFETEDDVPGDATLQFGTAPSYTTAQNVSETRSITITNCGYDADLTLDSISFANSSSSEFDSIEIPWTGASSLAVGESTALPVSYLPEVQNAIGSNSLGRIIFETNDTLRPTSAVDLNARIGQPEQCILVPSPSPVDFGWVASDEVGVGEDCDALPIPIPGCEELVSRLALVTFSNVGQRPCTEVDLGALILDPNSAEMFEYYPTNTAPSTFDLAPGESFGPIELIFKRPAVDLAMNHFGKLPYTSAEGASEELLLEARGGGSPNCSISFSPVSPATFFCPQESLAFGNVNIGQDKTMELKIINTGSEDCSVAQIALGSGTSAAFSWTSDSLPGIIPVNDYRTVDVRFEPVPPSGNNPFEEIPFLCGQNNILFTTNSGAGGTLATEELALAGNGTRPDIDVIPGQIDFGLVTVGCCSEWVRVAVYNSGDGTLDINSLGILGTSDPGFETTQPTSMTLPPGSDTEFEVRFCATAVGDSSGVVEIQSTDDNEEYFTVPMTAEGTLDSTGIDVFQQPERPLVDVLLAVDDSGSMSEEQQNLANNFSSFIDAASSLDTDYHIGVVNTDSESDWRGKLYSCDGNPLWVSDDQPVATQSSQFNCNVRVTNSGRPSSDSKESPLQAARLALDYPNIDDFNAGFYREDAKLYVILVTDEEDQSDGTAQLYVDFFRNLKGVGNPDLLNISAIAGPPPNGCDTAEGNQVDYDAVNAVGGQFRSICSADWSNMVGSLGLDVFNARRQFPLSRPATAGTITVEVCDDDGNGNPINCQNVPLSSANGWSFDADTNSIIFNGSEVPGASQHITVTYDTICFE; encoded by the coding sequence ATGTATCGTAAGCCTATTATTCTCATGATGGCCTTCTGGCTCCTCATTAGCTTGTGTAATTGTCAATGCAGCGACAGCCTTAGCGCCGCGCGAGGTTCTATGAGCCTTGCCCTCTGTGACCAAGGTGAAGCATGTGGGTGTCAGGACCTTGCACCAGACAGTTCATCCATTGATTTTGGCACTCCAGCCGAAGGCTCCACTACAAGACGCACGCTGCGCCTGGAAAATTCCGGGATGCCGATGCCTTTATTGGTTGAATCCATTCAACTCGATGACCCAGACAACGTTTTTAGTCTGGTTTTGTTACAACGCTTTGAGTCCAGCGCTGAAGATGCCACCAGTGAATCCGTGACCATGCAGGACGGTGGCTTTATGCTCGAAGGCGCGCAGTATGCAGAGCTTGCCATCGAGTATGCCCCCAACGCAGGCAGCGTTCATACAGCATCCCTCACGATTGAATCCAATTCTGATATCCGCGGCAATTGGACGATTGATTTATCTGGGGGCGCGGGCACCTGCGATGTGTGCATTGAAAGTGGTGAATGCGGCGAAGGTGTCTTAGTAGACTTCGGAACATTTAACGATACTGAAGTCGGTCCAGATTTTGAAGATGTCCTCGGGCGACCCATCGCTTTGGGAACTCAAGGCATAAGCGTTACCAATACTGGAAGCGCGGAAGTCCTTGTCACGATTCAACTCACCAATGACGGCATCCCAGAAACTTCAAGTACGGAGATTCCTGGCGAAAATGGCGTATTCTTTCTGGGTGAGCTTGGCTGTGCTCAAGTGGCACCGGGTGAAACCTTAACTGTACCCGTTGAATACAGACCCTCAACGGCTGGACAGCATTTCGGCGAAGTTGTCGTTGCCGGACTCGGCTCACCCATTTATGTGAATCTCATGGGCCGCGTGGTGGGGCCTCATATTTGTTTTGAAACAGAGGACGATGTCCCTGGCGATGCGACTTTGCAGTTTGGTACTGCGCCCTCTTATACGACCGCCCAGAACGTGAGCGAGACGCGTTCTATTACCATCACCAATTGCGGCTACGATGCAGACCTCACCCTAGACAGCATCAGCTTTGCCAACTCGTCCAGTTCTGAGTTTGACAGCATCGAAATTCCATGGACCGGCGCCTCAAGCCTGGCAGTTGGCGAAAGCACGGCTTTACCCGTCAGCTACCTGCCGGAGGTTCAGAATGCGATTGGCTCAAACTCTCTGGGCCGTATTATTTTTGAAACCAATGACACCCTTCGACCCACCTCAGCGGTCGATCTCAACGCTCGGATCGGGCAGCCTGAACAGTGTATCCTGGTCCCAAGCCCAAGTCCTGTCGACTTTGGGTGGGTGGCAAGTGATGAAGTCGGGGTTGGCGAAGACTGCGACGCACTGCCTATTCCAATACCGGGCTGCGAAGAACTTGTTTCACGGCTTGCTCTGGTAACCTTCTCAAACGTTGGGCAACGTCCTTGTACTGAGGTCGACCTTGGCGCTTTGATTCTTGATCCCAACAGCGCTGAAATGTTTGAGTACTACCCCACAAACACCGCTCCAAGTACCTTTGACCTTGCACCCGGTGAATCATTTGGTCCCATTGAACTCATCTTCAAGCGCCCGGCTGTTGATTTAGCCATGAACCACTTTGGTAAACTTCCCTACACATCGGCCGAAGGGGCCAGTGAAGAGCTTCTGCTTGAAGCACGTGGCGGTGGTTCACCCAACTGCTCTATCAGCTTCTCTCCTGTGTCCCCGGCAACTTTCTTCTGCCCGCAGGAATCTCTGGCCTTCGGAAACGTAAATATCGGCCAAGATAAAACCATGGAGCTTAAAATAATCAACACGGGATCAGAAGATTGCAGTGTTGCTCAGATTGCTCTGGGTTCAGGAACTTCCGCCGCGTTTTCTTGGACCAGCGATAGCCTACCGGGCATCATTCCAGTGAATGATTACCGCACCGTAGATGTTCGATTCGAACCGGTTCCCCCATCAGGCAACAATCCGTTTGAAGAAATTCCTTTTCTCTGCGGCCAAAATAATATCCTTTTCACAACCAACAGCGGCGCGGGTGGCACACTCGCCACCGAAGAATTGGCGCTCGCAGGAAATGGCACCCGACCAGACATCGATGTGATCCCAGGACAAATTGATTTTGGACTCGTAACCGTAGGTTGCTGCTCAGAATGGGTTCGCGTAGCTGTCTACAACTCGGGCGATGGCACCCTTGATATCAATAGCCTTGGTATTCTCGGTACTTCAGACCCTGGGTTTGAAACAACGCAGCCAACCTCCATGACACTGCCTCCTGGCAGCGATACTGAATTTGAAGTTCGCTTCTGTGCTACCGCAGTGGGAGATTCCAGCGGCGTTGTGGAAATTCAATCCACAGATGACAACGAAGAATACTTCACCGTTCCAATGACGGCAGAAGGCACACTCGACAGCACAGGCATTGATGTATTCCAACAGCCGGAGAGGCCTCTGGTTGATGTTCTATTGGCAGTGGATGATTCTGGTTCCATGAGTGAAGAGCAGCAAAATCTTGCGAACAACTTCAGCTCGTTTATCGACGCAGCAAGCTCGTTGGACACCGATTATCATATTGGCGTGGTCAACACGGATTCTGAAAGTGATTGGCGAGGTAAGCTCTATTCCTGTGATGGCAACCCACTCTGGGTAAGCGATGATCAACCCGTAGCTACCCAGTCCAGCCAGTTTAACTGCAACGTGCGGGTCACAAACTCGGGAAGGCCAAGCTCTGATAGTAAAGAGTCACCGCTTCAAGCAGCGCGGCTCGCGCTTGATTATCCGAACATTGATGATTTCAACGCCGGTTTTTACCGAGAAGACGCCAAGCTCTACGTGATCTTGGTAACCGATGAAGAAGACCAAAGTGATGGTACTGCTCAGCTCTACGTGGATTTCTTTAGAAACCTTAAAGGCGTGGGCAACCCCGACCTCTTGAACATTTCCGCTATTGCCGGGCCACCACCCAATGGTTGTGACACCGCTGAAGGAAACCAAGTTGATTATGATGCAGTGAATGCTGTGGGAGGACAATTCAGATCTATTTGCAGCGCAGACTGGTCGAACATGGTTGGAAGCCTGGGGCTTGATGTATTCAACGCCAGACGCCAGTTCCCCCTTTCACGGCCAGCTACTGCCGGAACGATTACGGTGGAAGTCTGTGATGACGACGGAAACGGCAACCCAATCAATTGCCAGAACGTGCCACTTAGTTCCGCCAACGGTTGGAGCTTTGATGCGGATACCAACTCCATCATCTTCAACGGCAGCGAAGTTCCCGGGGCCAGTCAGCATATCACGGTGACCTACGACACCATTTGCTTTGAGTAA
- a CDS encoding ABC transporter ATP-binding protein, which yields MTAEPLVSLRNVVKRFKDGAGETTILDGVDLAVMPGELVVLLGSSGSGKSTLLHLMGALDVEYQGTVHVLGKELKALKDRERAGLRSEKIGFVFQAYHLHGELTALENVLLAAMFSSKAPDRKWAEQLLNQVGLTKQKDREARHLSGGEKQRVALARALYHNPPIILCDEPTGNLDQDNASEVLRLLSSMRLEKTCIVVVTHDERLAQQADHVWKLVGGRLC from the coding sequence ATGACTGCCGAACCTCTCGTAAGTTTAAGAAATGTTGTTAAACGCTTCAAAGATGGAGCAGGCGAAACAACAATATTAGACGGTGTCGACTTGGCTGTGATGCCGGGTGAGTTGGTTGTTCTCTTAGGATCCTCTGGTTCTGGAAAAAGCACGTTGTTACATCTTATGGGTGCACTTGATGTTGAGTACCAAGGCACCGTTCATGTTTTAGGAAAAGAACTCAAAGCTCTCAAAGACCGGGAGCGGGCGGGTTTACGCAGTGAGAAAATAGGCTTTGTCTTCCAAGCCTACCATTTACACGGTGAACTGACGGCTCTTGAAAATGTCCTGTTGGCGGCGATGTTCTCGTCGAAAGCACCTGACCGAAAATGGGCGGAACAGCTTCTGAATCAGGTTGGGCTTACTAAGCAAAAAGACCGAGAAGCACGCCATCTCTCAGGGGGTGAAAAGCAGCGTGTGGCTTTGGCTCGAGCACTCTATCACAATCCGCCTATTATTTTGTGTGACGAGCCCACTGGAAATCTCGACCAAGACAATGCCTCCGAGGTCCTGCGTTTACTCAGCAGTATGCGTTTGGAAAAAACTTGCATCGTCGTTGTAACTCACGATGAGCGCTTGGCGCAGCAGGCTGACCATGTGTGGAAGCTGGTTGGGGGGCGACTATGTTAA
- a CDS encoding ABC transporter permease codes for MLRERLVNLAVNNLRSTPRRAAVSAMGVMIASCVLFMVVGHGFAIRALVTEKVVRDLPINMLEVAPRTLDLGMFKLDAHKLFGGSQINEGKLQVLTKIPGVDAVYPKLEVKLPLGARGGREIFGRSLYTDLFMVGLPKELLLPEVGETLNEDSSTIPVVISDQLLEIYNQSVASALGMPQITAQLITGFEFDMVIGKSLMLGSRGAKDKGVERARIVGASQYALRLGVTVPLEVARGLMSRYGESNGAESYSSVLIRAKSPEDIPAIADAVEELGLSLDKGARQVADIMNMILVFFALLGGSMLMMAALNIGHSFFAQVTERRAELGILRALGARRRDVMILVLSQAAVIGMVGGLVGCVLGLGLAGTLDAWILGTLPDFAFKPDTLFLFPPTIFIFVWLSSILAAVLGASWPAWSVANASVTQVLSD; via the coding sequence ATGTTAAGAGAACGCCTCGTGAACTTGGCGGTGAATAACCTACGGTCTACGCCTCGCCGCGCAGCGGTGTCTGCTATGGGGGTGATGATAGCCAGCTGTGTTTTGTTTATGGTGGTAGGTCATGGTTTTGCCATTCGCGCTTTGGTCACGGAAAAAGTGGTGCGTGATCTTCCCATCAATATGCTCGAAGTCGCTCCGAGAACCCTCGATCTTGGAATGTTTAAACTCGATGCCCACAAGCTTTTTGGCGGCTCCCAAATCAACGAGGGTAAACTCCAAGTGCTCACCAAGATTCCAGGTGTGGATGCAGTTTATCCTAAATTGGAAGTGAAGCTTCCACTGGGTGCTCGAGGCGGCCGCGAAATTTTCGGACGTTCGCTCTACACGGATTTGTTTATGGTGGGTTTACCCAAAGAACTTCTCCTGCCTGAGGTCGGTGAGACTTTAAACGAAGACTCTTCCACAATACCGGTGGTTATTTCAGATCAGCTCTTGGAGATTTACAATCAGTCTGTGGCATCAGCGCTTGGTATGCCTCAGATCACAGCTCAGCTCATTACCGGATTTGAATTTGATATGGTGATTGGTAAATCACTGATGCTGGGCAGCCGAGGTGCCAAGGACAAGGGCGTTGAGCGGGCGCGCATTGTTGGTGCCTCTCAATACGCATTACGCCTCGGGGTGACGGTTCCACTGGAGGTCGCGCGCGGCTTGATGAGCCGTTACGGGGAGAGTAATGGGGCGGAGAGTTATTCATCTGTTCTTATCCGGGCCAAAAGCCCAGAGGATATCCCGGCGATTGCCGATGCAGTGGAAGAGCTTGGTTTGAGTTTGGATAAAGGGGCCCGGCAAGTTGCCGACATCATGAATATGATCTTGGTCTTTTTTGCACTCCTTGGCGGCAGCATGCTCATGATGGCTGCATTGAATATCGGCCATAGCTTTTTCGCTCAAGTCACTGAACGCCGTGCTGAACTCGGAATTTTACGAGCTCTGGGAGCGCGTCGCCGGGATGTGATGATTTTGGTTCTCTCGCAAGCGGCGGTTATCGGGATGGTGGGCGGCCTGGTGGGCTGCGTACTCGGCCTTGGCCTTGCGGGTACGCTGGATGCTTGGATTCTTGGGACGCTGCCCGACTTTGCATTCAAGCCAGATACATTGTTTTTGTTTCCACCGACTATCTTTATTTTCGTGTGGTTGTCGTCGATTTTGGCCGCCGTTTTGGGGGCCTCTTGGCCAGCTTGGTCGGTGGCAAATGCGAGCGTGACGCAGGTCTTAAGTGATTAA
- a CDS encoding BolA family transcriptional regulator encodes MITAEEIETRIKKEIEGAQVVIKDMTGGQDHWDVEVVSETFAGVSPVNQHRMVYAAFTDVMGGALHALKLKTRTP; translated from the coding sequence ATGATCACTGCGGAAGAAATCGAAACCCGAATCAAAAAAGAAATTGAAGGCGCGCAAGTTGTCATCAAGGATATGACCGGTGGTCAAGACCATTGGGATGTTGAAGTTGTTTCCGAGACCTTTGCCGGCGTATCACCCGTCAATCAGCACCGCATGGTCTACGCAGCATTTACCGATGTCATGGGCGGCGCGCTGCACGCTCTCAAGCTAAAAACGCGCACCCCTTAA
- the aceE gene encoding pyruvate dehydrogenase (acetyl-transferring), homodimeric type: MFDQYKSQLPDIDPGETDEWLESLESLINVDGPERAAYILRAVLSRAKELNVGVPPLIQTPYINTIPVEQEPDFPGDEMMEKRVRRMIRWNAMAMVQRANKRFPGIGGHISTYASSASLYEVGFNHFFRGPDSTTGGDQLFIQGHAAPGIYARAFLEGRLSREKLDYFRRETGGVGLSSYPHPWLMPDFWQFPTVSMGLGAMAAIYQARYNRYLHNRGLKDTTDCRVWAFLGDGECDEPETLGALSVATREGLNNLKFVVNCNLQRLDGPVRGNGKIIQELEAVFRGAGWHVIKVIWGPEWDPIFANDVDGALVKRCNEVVDGQFQKYSVSDGAYIRKDFCNGDPAMELLLKTIPDEALPKLRRGGHSYRKLYAAYKRAVEYTDGPVAILCKTVKGWTLGEGFEASNVTHQMKKLDLDHLRMFRDTLELPIPDDRLEEAPYFHPGEQSPEVKYLKERRFALGGSLPVRRAPKPALSCPEDKIFEEAFKGAAKAEVSTTMAFVRLLRGLLRDKKIGKHVVPIIPDEGRTFGMDALFREVGIYASMGQKYEPVDANHFLYYRESQNGQILEEGITEAGSMASFQAAGTSYATHGTVTIPFYLFYSMFGFQRTSDQIWQCGDARARGFLLGCTAGRTTLNGEGLQHQDGHSLLYANAVPSCRAYDPAYAYETSVIVRDGLTRMLDKDEDCLYYITLYNENYTMPAMPEGAEEGILRGIYQLPPVTPMPDKPEAKLQLFGSGTILNSVRTAQQILAEQYNIAADVWSVTSYQQLYRDARRTARHNRFNPRGKKQVPFITQVLDGAEGPVIAASDWVSELPQIISDFVPNRYVVLGTDGYGRSDTREALRRHFEVDTASIVITALSTLYREGKIKAKVVNEAMRSFEWSKDKPDPVTL, translated from the coding sequence ATGTTTGATCAGTACAAATCCCAACTCCCCGATATCGATCCTGGCGAAACCGACGAATGGCTTGAATCACTAGAGAGCCTCATCAACGTAGATGGCCCTGAACGTGCAGCCTATATTCTGCGAGCCGTCTTGTCCCGAGCCAAAGAGCTCAATGTTGGTGTGCCTCCCCTTATCCAAACGCCTTACATCAACACCATCCCTGTTGAACAAGAGCCCGATTTTCCCGGTGATGAAATGATGGAAAAGCGGGTACGGCGTATGATTCGCTGGAATGCTATGGCCATGGTTCAACGTGCCAACAAACGCTTCCCAGGTATCGGCGGACACATCTCAACCTACGCTTCAAGTGCAAGTCTTTACGAAGTAGGCTTCAACCACTTCTTCCGCGGACCGGACTCAACCACCGGCGGAGATCAACTCTTCATCCAAGGGCACGCTGCACCCGGGATTTATGCCCGAGCCTTTCTTGAAGGGCGCTTAAGCCGTGAAAAGCTCGATTATTTTCGAAGAGAGACCGGCGGCGTTGGGCTTTCAAGTTATCCCCACCCTTGGTTGATGCCAGACTTTTGGCAATTCCCAACCGTATCCATGGGCCTTGGTGCCATGGCCGCAATTTATCAGGCGCGTTACAACCGCTATCTGCATAACCGCGGCCTCAAAGACACCACCGATTGCCGTGTTTGGGCATTCCTTGGCGATGGCGAGTGTGATGAGCCTGAAACACTGGGCGCTCTTAGTGTGGCCACGCGAGAAGGCCTCAACAACCTGAAGTTTGTCGTCAACTGCAACCTACAAAGACTCGATGGTCCGGTTCGTGGCAATGGCAAAATCATTCAAGAGTTGGAAGCTGTTTTCCGCGGTGCTGGCTGGCATGTCATCAAAGTCATCTGGGGCCCTGAGTGGGATCCAATCTTCGCAAACGATGTTGACGGTGCATTGGTAAAACGCTGCAACGAAGTCGTTGATGGACAATTTCAGAAGTATTCGGTTTCCGATGGTGCCTACATTCGTAAGGATTTCTGTAACGGTGACCCTGCCATGGAATTACTTCTCAAAACCATCCCCGATGAAGCTCTTCCTAAATTGAGACGAGGTGGCCACTCCTATCGAAAACTCTATGCAGCTTACAAACGCGCTGTAGAATATACAGATGGTCCGGTTGCCATCCTATGTAAGACCGTAAAAGGCTGGACACTTGGAGAAGGCTTTGAAGCCAGTAACGTAACCCACCAGATGAAGAAGCTGGACTTGGACCACTTGAGAATGTTCCGAGATACCCTTGAGCTTCCTATCCCTGATGACCGGCTCGAAGAAGCGCCGTATTTTCACCCGGGAGAGCAAAGCCCAGAGGTTAAGTATCTTAAAGAGCGACGCTTTGCGCTCGGCGGTTCGCTGCCTGTACGACGCGCTCCAAAGCCGGCCCTGAGTTGCCCAGAAGATAAAATCTTTGAAGAGGCATTTAAAGGCGCGGCAAAAGCAGAAGTCTCTACTACCATGGCTTTTGTGAGACTCTTGCGAGGACTTTTACGTGACAAGAAAATAGGCAAGCATGTCGTCCCGATTATTCCGGATGAAGGTCGAACCTTTGGTATGGATGCTCTCTTTAGAGAAGTAGGTATTTACGCTTCCATGGGGCAAAAATACGAACCCGTCGATGCCAACCACTTCTTGTACTACCGAGAGAGCCAAAATGGCCAAATCTTAGAAGAGGGTATTACTGAAGCAGGCTCGATGGCCTCCTTCCAGGCTGCCGGAACGAGCTACGCCACCCATGGAACTGTAACCATTCCATTCTACCTATTTTATTCGATGTTTGGTTTTCAACGCACCAGTGACCAAATTTGGCAATGCGGCGATGCCCGGGCGAGGGGATTTCTACTGGGTTGCACAGCTGGCCGAACCACACTCAACGGTGAAGGACTCCAGCACCAAGATGGGCACAGCCTACTTTACGCCAATGCAGTACCAAGCTGCCGAGCGTATGACCCAGCCTATGCCTACGAAACATCTGTGATTGTGCGCGACGGCCTGACGCGTATGCTCGACAAGGACGAAGACTGCCTCTACTACATCACTCTCTACAACGAGAACTACACCATGCCGGCGATGCCCGAGGGTGCAGAAGAAGGAATTCTTCGCGGTATCTATCAGCTGCCGCCCGTTACGCCGATGCCAGATAAGCCCGAGGCAAAACTCCAGCTTTTCGGAAGCGGAACGATTTTGAATTCCGTTCGTACGGCTCAGCAAATTCTAGCGGAGCAATACAATATTGCAGCGGACGTTTGGAGCGTTACAAGCTATCAACAGCTCTACCGAGATGCTCGCCGTACCGCTCGTCACAATCGCTTCAACCCTCGAGGTAAGAAGCAAGTGCCGTTTATTACGCAGGTACTCGACGGCGCCGAAGGTCCGGTTATTGCTGCTTCGGATTGGGTGAGTGAGTTGCCGCAAATCATCAGCGACTTTGTTCCCAACCGCTACGTTGTTCTCGGTACCGATGGCTACGGCCGCTCCGATACACGCGAAGCACTGCGGCGACACTTTGAGGTAGACACTGCCTCAATCGTTATTACAGCTCTATCCACGCTTTACCGCGAAGGTAAAATCAAAGCGAAGGTGGTAAACGAAGCAATGCGTTCCTTTGAGTGGTCCAAAGACAAACCCGACCCTGTTACTCTTTAA